From a single Labrus bergylta chromosome 14, fLabBer1.1, whole genome shotgun sequence genomic region:
- the irf1b gene encoding interferon regulatory factor 1b, translating to MPVSRMRMRPWLEKMIESKTISGLDWVDKNKTMFSIPWKHAARHGWEMEKDACLFKEWALHTGKYIEGQNSDPKTWKANFRCAMNSLPDIEEVKDKSINKGHQAVRVFRMLPATPKSRDTRRQSKEGKPRKKYPMVKLEVEEDNSDTQTSMPAGTLSTQENTVDSTMHTEQQDVASGFPFDAPDFSVSVEIGTDLFSHRFEVSPEHDTDYDINDDIIEICAQLEKESQWMTSSLDSRGFLCNEACTSPGSQWSESSSVDELEDLPQYTTLGTTHNSTDMVWNNFSLLPRLY from the exons ATGCCCGTGTCAAGGATGAGGATGAGGCCATGGCTGGAGAAGATGATCGAGTCTAAGACGATCTCGGGCCTGGATTGGGTGGACAAG AACAAGACGATGTTCTCCATTCCCTGGAAGCATGCAGCCCGACATGGCTGGGAAATGGAAAAGGATGCATGTCTTTTCAAAGAATGGGCACTTCACACAG GAAAATACATTGAAGGTCAGAACTCGGACCCAAAGACATGGAAAGCCAACTTCCGCTGTGCAATGAACTCACTGCCTGACATCGAGGAGGTGAAAGACAAGAGTATTAACAAAGGCCACCAAGCAGTGCGCGTCTTCAGGATGTTGCCTGCCACACCTAAATCGAGAG ATACACGAAGACAATCTAAGGAAGGAAAGCCAAGGAAGAAG TACCCAATGGTAaagctggaggtggaggaggacaaCAGTGATACCCAGACGTCTATGCCAGCAGGCACTCTGTCCACTCAGGAGAACACAGTCGACAGCACAATGCACACAGAGCAGCAag ATGTTGCATCTGGGTTTCCATTTGATGCTCCAGACTTCTCTGTGTCAGTTGAGATCGGGACTGATTTATTCTCCCACAGATTTGAAGTTTCCCCTGAACACGACACTG ACTACGACATAAACGACGACATTATCGAG ATTTGTGCACAACTGGAGAAAGAATCCCAATGGATGACGAGCAGTTTAGACAGCAGGGGGTTCCTGTGCAATGAAGCATGCACCAGTCCAGGAAGCCAGTGGAGTGAGTCTTCCTCAG tcGACGAACTAGAAGACTTACCTCAATACACAACTCTGGGCACAACCCACAATTCCACAGACATGGTCTGGAACAACTTCAGCCTGCTCCCCAGACTATACTGA